Proteins encoded by one window of Desulfomonile tiedjei:
- a CDS encoding PilZ domain-containing protein produces MNKYGIDSAGDLYRVFKRLIMMGVIDLNQIRYRLPEGWRAKLKRYDPPALGKGESSRKYVRQRPRKKLFGKIEIYEAGTCGEGYQILDVSEAGLLIAGIKTWEGDVKELTIPAINFDDVQPISFSAECRWLNTLRAGFRIIRITPGNLAELKKFMHVFTFEGL; encoded by the coding sequence ATGAACAAGTACGGCATAGATTCCGCTGGGGATCTTTATCGGGTTTTTAAGAGGCTCATCATGATGGGCGTCATAGACCTGAACCAAATAAGATATCGCTTGCCAGAAGGATGGCGAGCGAAGTTGAAGAGGTATGATCCCCCGGCACTCGGCAAGGGGGAATCCTCGCGAAAGTACGTGCGTCAAAGGCCCAGGAAGAAATTGTTTGGCAAAATTGAGATTTATGAGGCAGGAACTTGCGGTGAAGGCTACCAAATCCTAGATGTATCCGAGGCGGGCCTATTGATAGCCGGCATAAAAACGTGGGAGGGCGACGTAAAGGAACTCACCATCCCAGCGATAAACTTCGACGATGTTCAGCCCATATCTTTCTCGGCGGAATGCAGATGGTTAAACACGTTGAGAGCTGGTTTCCGAATTATTCGGATTACTCCAGGTAATCTGGCTGAATTGAAAAAGTTCATGCACGTTTTTACATTCGAGGGATTATGA
- a CDS encoding PilZ domain-containing protein, producing the protein MADRQISAVKALKDIRAGMSDPALMEKYKISPVGLQSLYEELASLGLLSTRDCQESASQKIKVNVKDFLKDFRKGLTDGDLTEVYGLSRAALHLLYNRLLELKAIVPEELLGSEFFLAEAVARGNRRDLERYCLDFELVVVEAGDPTLKGTVKDISETGIRLAGIKAFPGDILTLVVHPDSFLEVNSFRFRAECRWSDTLGGVYVTGLRIIELSEADCKEIRKLIPLLELCC; encoded by the coding sequence ATGGCGGACCGACAAATCAGTGCCGTGAAGGCACTCAAAGATATTCGCGCGGGCATGAGTGACCCTGCGCTGATGGAGAAGTACAAGATTTCTCCGGTGGGTCTCCAAAGTCTTTACGAGGAACTGGCATCCCTTGGATTGCTGAGCACAAGAGATTGCCAAGAATCTGCCTCTCAAAAAATAAAGGTAAACGTAAAAGATTTCTTAAAGGATTTCAGGAAAGGCCTGACCGATGGCGACTTGACGGAGGTCTACGGGCTTTCTCGGGCGGCTCTTCACTTGCTCTACAATAGACTATTGGAACTCAAAGCTATCGTGCCAGAGGAACTATTGGGTAGCGAATTCTTCTTGGCCGAGGCGGTTGCACGCGGAAATCGCCGAGACCTGGAGAGATATTGCCTCGATTTCGAGCTGGTCGTTGTGGAAGCCGGTGATCCCACGCTAAAAGGGACCGTCAAGGACATTTCAGAAACAGGAATTCGGTTGGCAGGAATCAAGGCTTTTCCGGGAGACATCTTGACGCTCGTTGTGCATCCGGACTCTTTTCTGGAGGTGAATTCCTTCAGATTCAGGGCAGAGTGCAGGTGGTCAGACACGCTCGGTGGGGTTTATGTGACAGGCCTGAGAATTATTGAACTCTCGGAGGCGGACTGCAAAGAGATCAGGAAACTGATTCCTCTACTTGAGCTGTGTTGTTGA
- the cyoA gene encoding ubiquinol oxidase subunit II yields MKRSKYCIFVGILSLCAVTVLGGCSTILVLDPKGPIGEAERFVIIAAIVLMLIVVIPVFIMALWFPLKYRASNTESNYMPKWSHSGKIEFFMWAVPVAIVTVLAILAWNTTHSLDPYRPIPSADKPINIEAVCLDWKWLFIYPDHNIATVNQITFPVNVPVSFKITSDTVMASFFIPQLGSQIYAMAGMQTRLHLLADTPGAYAGHNQQFTGRGYADMHFKANAVSREEFESWVQKIGQSPEKLDLERYEKLAKPSDGYHPVTYFSSVKPDLFEYILRKYDPAWGKHPGHMSGGSVSTHARTRVSEEN; encoded by the coding sequence ATGAAGAGAAGCAAATATTGCATTTTTGTCGGCATATTATCCCTATGTGCCGTAACTGTCCTCGGAGGTTGCAGCACGATACTAGTGTTGGACCCCAAAGGACCGATTGGCGAGGCGGAGCGCTTCGTCATCATTGCGGCCATCGTGCTCATGCTGATCGTCGTCATTCCCGTTTTCATCATGGCGTTGTGGTTTCCCCTAAAGTACAGAGCTTCCAATACCGAATCGAATTATATGCCTAAATGGAGTCATTCCGGTAAAATCGAGTTCTTCATGTGGGCGGTCCCCGTTGCCATTGTCACGGTTCTTGCGATTCTGGCCTGGAACACCACCCATTCTCTGGATCCGTACAGGCCCATCCCATCGGCCGACAAGCCCATCAACATCGAAGCCGTATGCCTGGATTGGAAATGGCTCTTCATCTACCCGGATCACAATATCGCGACCGTCAATCAAATCACTTTTCCAGTCAATGTTCCGGTCAGCTTCAAAATCACCTCTGACACCGTAATGGCTTCCTTCTTCATCCCGCAACTGGGCAGCCAGATTTACGCCATGGCAGGCATGCAAACCCGATTGCATCTCCTGGCTGATACACCAGGCGCTTATGCCGGTCACAATCAGCAATTCACCGGCCGCGGTTACGCGGACATGCATTTTAAAGCGAATGCGGTTTCCCGTGAAGAGTTTGAATCGTGGGTGCAAAAGATCGGACAATCCCCGGAAAAGCTGGATCTGGAACGATATGAGAAGCTCGCAAAGCCGAGCGACGGCTACCACCCCGTGACCTATTTCTCTTCAGTCAAGCCCGATCTGTTCGAGTATATCCTGCGCAAATACGATCCGGCTTGGGGCAAACATCCCGGTCATATGAGCGGAGGCTCTGTTTCCACCCACGCAAGGACC